One stretch of Salarias fasciatus chromosome 19, fSalaFa1.1, whole genome shotgun sequence DNA includes these proteins:
- the adprs gene encoding ADP-ribosylhydrolase ARH3, translating to MAVTAARAAAAGGPASLSRFRGALVAAVLGDCVGGEFEGAEEVPMESVLQHLSSLDDETKGNGVLDYSDDTAMARCVVQSLLTRAGFDEQDMARRFAKEYSASPGRGYGSGVIQVLKKLSSPQLSDVYKPAREQFNGRGSFGNGGAMRASPFSLAFPDLSDVKKFARLGAMLTHSCSLGYNGAILQALAVHLSLQGALDLPEKFISTLITEMEEVEADKESLNDARILKEADKPFCERLHRVRDLINRSKVSIEEVISELGNGIAALHSVPTAIFCVLHCLQPRDCLPKNYDGLKRTIAYCLALGGDTDTIACMAGAIAGAHYGIEAVPQSWMRCCEGAEDAYVNAEWLHKLYHQSSEGGRSEMGEQSCGGSGYESNASNGTEKKTGSE from the exons ATGGCAGTGACGGCGGCCAGGGCGGCTGCAGCGGGGGGCCCGGCGTCTTTGTCCCGGTTCAGGGGAGCGCTGGTGGCCGCGGTGCTGGGGGACTGCGTCGGCGGGGAGTTTGAAGGAGCGGAGGAGGTGCCCATGGAGAGTGTGCTGCAGCACCTGAGCAGCCTGGACGACGAGACGAAAGGAAACg GTGTCCTGGACTACAGTGATGATACAGCGATGGCAAGATGTGTGGTTCAGTCTCTCCTCACCCGGGCTGGTTTTGATGAGCAGGACATGGCCCGCAG GTTTGCCAAGGAGTACAGTGCATCACCAGGTCGTGGTTATGGCTCTGGAGTGATCCAGGTGTTGAAAAAACTCTCGTCCCCTCAGCTCAGTGACGTCTATAAGCCAGCCAGGGAGCAGTTTAACGGCCGAGGCTCATTTGGGAATGGAGGGGCCATGAGGGCGTCGCCCTTTTCTCTGGCGTTTCCTGATCTGAGTGACGTCAAAAAG TTTGCCCGTCTGGGAGCCATGCTGACGCACTCCTGCTCTTTGGGATACAACGGTGCAATTTTGCAGGCGCTTGCTGTGCACCTGTCCCTGCAAGGAGCATTAGATCTGCCCGAGAAGTTCATCAGCACGCTCATCACAGAGATGGAAGAAGTCGAGGCCGACAAGGAGTCACTCAACGACGCCCGGAT CCTAAAAGAAGCAGATAAGCCGTTCTGTGAGCGTCTTCACAGAGTCAGAGACCTGATAAACAGGAGCAAAGTCAGCATTGAGGAAGTCATCTCTGAACTGG gtaaCGGCATCGCTGCGCTCCACTCCGTCCCCACTGCCATATTCTGCGTCCTCCACTGCCTGCAGCCGCGGGACTGCCTTCCGAAGAACTACGACGGCCTGAAGAGGACGATAGCATACTGCCTGGCTCTGGGAGGAGACACGGACACCATAGCCTGCATGGCCGGGGCGATCGCCGGCGCCCACTACGGCATCGAGGCCGTTCCTCAGTCCTGGATGAGGTGTTGCGAGGGGGCGGAGGACGCATACGTGAACGCCGAGTGGCTTCACAAGCTGTACCATCAGTCATCAGAAGGGGGCAGGAGCGAGATGGGAGAGCAAAGCTGTGGAGGATCAGGATATGAGTCGAATGCATCTAATGGCACAGAGAAAAAGACTGGATCAGAGTGA